A part of Vigna radiata var. radiata cultivar VC1973A chromosome 11, Vradiata_ver6, whole genome shotgun sequence genomic DNA contains:
- the LOC106776529 gene encoding receptor expression-enhancing protein 5 has protein sequence MMDLLGSNLTSEVGLRLLLCPLGSNVVIRTACCGVGVALPVYSTFKAIESKDQNAQQNCLFYWAAYGSFSLVEVFTDKLISWCPMYYHIKFAFLVWLQLPPTSGAKQLYANHLRPFLSRHQARVDRVLGFAYCEVIKLVSSYHAEIKLVKSMVVKITGSAEKLLRGTAESDRSQQHSSAEDPALPSDTEPDQNHNH, from the exons ATGATGGATCTCCTCGGATCAAACCTAACAAGCGAA GTTGGACTCCGTTTGCTCCTTTGTCCTCTTGGTTCCAACGTTGTAATTCGAACAGCATG CTGTGGTGTTGGAGTTGCTTTGCCTGTTTACTCTACGTTCAAGGCAATAGAAAGTAAAGATCAAAATGCTCAACAGAACTGTCTTTTCTACTGGGCGG CCTACGGTTCATTCAGCCTTGTTGAAGTGTTCACAGACAAGCTTATTTCGTG gtGTCCCATGTACTATCACATAAAGTTTGCATTTCTTGTCTGGCTTCAACTTCCACCCACCAGT GGAGCAAAGCAATTATATGCGAACCACCTGCGCCCCTTCTTGTCGAGGCATCAAGCGCGAGTTGATCGAGTGTTGGGTTTTGCATATTGTGAAGTG ATCAAACTGGTCAGTTCATACCATGCAGAGATCAAGCTTGTCAAGAGCATGGTAGTAAAGATTACCGGATCAG CGGAAAAACTGCTGAGAGGCACTGCTGAATCTGATAGATCGCAGCAACATAGTTCTGCTGAAGACCCTGCACTGCCCTCTGATACTGAACCTGACCAAAATCATAATCACTGA
- the LOC106777399 gene encoding homeobox-leucine zipper protein ATHB-40 has protein sequence MNHRPFQDNMMFIPQLYPADAPYTQIIAQQGESKKPKRRRSKKNKGGENGASEANRKRKLSAEQVNLLEQNFGNEHKLESERKDRLALELGLDPRQVAVWFQNRRARWKNKKLEEEYSNLKKSHEANLLEKCRLETEVLKLKDQLSEAEKEIQRLLESGDRVPSNSSSSSQSQSMEAVDPPFFGVFGVDGYDDDVFYGPETHCMNALEWINLYM, from the exons ATGAATCATCGACCTTTCCAAGACAACATGATGTTCATCCCTCAGTTATACCCCGCCGATGCACCATACACTCAAATAATTGCTCAACAAG GTGAGAGTAAGAAGCCAAAACGCCGTCGTAGTAAGAAGAACAAAGGAGGAGAGAACGGTGCCTCCGAAGCCAACAGGAAGAGGAAGCTTAGTGCCGAGCAAGTTAATCTACTTGAGCAGAACTTTGGAAATGAGCATAAACTTGAGTCTGAGAGGAAAGACAGGCTCGCATTGGAGCTCGGTCTGGACCCTCGACAAGTTGCAGTGTGGTTTCAAAACAGAAGAGCTCGCTGGAAGAACAAAAAACTAGAAGAAGAGTACTCAAACCTTAAAAAATCCCACGAAGCCAACTTGCTCGAGAAATGTCGATTGGAAACCGAG GTATTGAAGCTGAAAGATCAACTTTCTGAGGCGGAGAAGGAGATTCAGAGGCTGTTGGAGAGTGGTGATAGAGTTCCCAGTAACAGCTCTAGTTCTTCACAATCGCAATCCATGGAAGCGGTGGACCCACCATTCTTCGGGGTGTTCGGAGTTGATGGGTATGATGATGATGTGTTTTACGGGCCCGAGACTCACTGCATGAACGCCTTGGAATGGATTAATCTGTATATGTAA
- the LOC106776373 gene encoding scarecrow-like protein 15, protein MRVPVPSSPQANPKPTNNLLRTIALPNLNTTSLCYEPTSVLDLCRSPSPGSEKPTDHSVVVTDSQDYLDLDDHALHNLDWDSIMKDLGLHDDSGAPLLKTILHPDNNNNNPCDDFTIAPFDHAIEFSTLSDIYSNQNLTFDFNHLVHDFSNQHHNSGFDFIEELIRAADCFDTKQLHVAQVILERLNQRLRSPVGKPLQRAAFYFKEALQSLLSGSNRTPRISSLVEIVHGIRTFKAFSGISPIPMFSIFTTNQVVLDHAACSFMHVIDFDIGLGIQYASLMKEIAEKATESPLLRITAVVPEEYAVESTLVRENLAQFALELRIRVQVDFVPLRTFETLSFKAVKLVDGESTTVLLSPVIFRHLGNAAAFLADLRMVSPSVVVLVDSEGWADMATAAASSFRRGVVSSLEYYSMMLESLDVSTAGGGGEWVRRIEMMHLRPKILAAVESSWGRMPPWRESFYGAGMRPVQLSQFVDFQAECLLAKSQIRGFHVEKRQNELILFWHDRAMVSSSAWRF, encoded by the coding sequence ATGAGAGTTCCCGTTCCCTCATCCCCACAGGCTAACCCAAAACCCACTAATAACCTACTCCGTACAATTGCACTTCCCAACCTCAACACCACGAGCCTCTGCTACGAGCCCACCTCTGTCCTCGACCTGTGCCGAAGCCCCAGCCCGGGCTCCGAAAAGCCCACCGATCACTCAGTTGTCGTCACGGACTCCCAAGATTATCTCGACCTGGACGACCATGCGTTGCACAACTTGGACTGGGACTCCATCATGAAGGACTTGGGCTTACACGACGACTCTGGTGCTCCCCTCTTGAAGACTATTCTTCACCCcgacaacaacaataacaacccATGCGACGACTTCACAATCGCACCCTTCGACCACGCCATTGAATTCTCTACTCTCTCCGACATCTACTCCAACCAAAACCTCACCTTCGATTTTAACCACCTCGTCCACGATTTCAGCAACCAACATCACAACAGCGGCTTCGATTTCATCGAAGAGCTCATCCGCGCCGCGGATTGCTTCGACACCAAGCAGTTACACGTTGCACAGGTGATATTGGAGCGGCTCAATCAACGGCTACGATCCCCCGTGGGAAAACCTCTCCAACGCGCAGCGTTTTACTTCAAAGAAGCTCTCCAGTCTCTTCTCTCCGGTTCGAACCGGACGCCCAGGATTTCCTCGCTGGTGGAAATCGTGCATGGCATCAGAACCTTCAAGGCCTTCTCTGGAATCTCGCCGATCCCAATGTTCTCGATCTTCACCACCAACCAGGTGGTTCTCGATCACGCTGCGTGCTCCTTCATGCACGTTATCGACTTCGACATCGGCCTTGGGATCCAATACGCTTCTCTCATGAAGGAGATAGCGGAGAAGGCCACGGAATCGCCGCTTCTCCGAATCACCGCCGTCGTTCCCGAAGAGTACGCCGTCGAGAGCACGCTGGTACGCGAAAACCTGGCGCAGTTTGCTCTCGAACTCAGGATTCGCGTCCAGGTCGACTTCGTTCCGCTCCGAACCTTCGAGACGCTCTCCTTTAAGGCAGTGAAGCTCGTCGACGGCGAGAGCACCACCGTGCTCCTTTCCCCAGTGATTTTCCGCCACCTCGGAAATGCTGCCGCTTTCTTGGCGGACTTGCGGATGGTCTCTCCCAGCGTGGTGGTTTTGGTGGATAGCGAGGGGTGGGCTGATATGGCCACAGCAGCAGCCTCGTCGTTCCGACGCGGCGTCGTGAGCAGTTTGGAGTACTACTCGATGATGTTGGAGTCGCTGGATGTGTCGACGGCTGGGGGAGGAGGGGAGTGGGTGAGGAGAATCGAGATGATGCATCTGCGACCGAAGATTTTGGCGGCGGTGGAGAGTTCATGGGGGCGGATGCCACCGTGGAGGGAGAGCTTCTACGGCGCCGGAATGCGGCCCGTTCAATTGAGCCAGTTTGTGGATTTCCAAGCAGAGTGCTTGTTGGCCAAGTCGCAAATCAGAGGCTTCCACGTGGAGAAACGTCAGAACGAACTTATACTGTTCTGGCATGACAGGGCCATGGTTTCCTCGTCAGCTTGGCGGTTTTAG